A portion of the Calliphora vicina chromosome 5, idCalVici1.1, whole genome shotgun sequence genome contains these proteins:
- the LOC135960154 gene encoding retinol dehydrogenase 12 produces the protein MFLAIFLLALIALLLSAFWFSKTSKEVPKSWNEWKMEFRYQYLGIIGLIEDFTHRPNDRVDLYKQPGRIAVITGGNRGIGLRIVEKLLACDMTVVMGVRDPKSAEAAVKSLVDLETSGGKLICEELDVGNMKSVREFAQKVKSKFDKVDILLNNAGIMFAPYKLSTEGFESHFAINYLGHFLLQHLLMPLLKAAAKEDKRSRIVNVSSCAHLLGRINYSDINGEKYYYPGAAYSQSKLAQILSTRHLQTLLDSEQANVQVIAIHPGIVDTDLFEHSATTSVPFFKKLFFKTPEQGSRTPVYAAISPRIEGQGGTYLSNCRKGPIHPVALNREKCEKFFDYSCELLNIKKFGGDQ, from the exons atgtttttagcAATATTTCTATTGGCATTAATTGCTTTATTACTAAGTGCCTTTTGGTTTTCGAAAACATCCAAAGAAGTTCCCAAGTCTTGGAACGAATGGAAAATGGAATTTCGTTATCAATATTTGGGCATCATAGGTTTAATTGAGGATTTCACCCATCGACCTAACGATAGAGTTG ATCTATACAAACAACCTGGACGTATTGCGGTTATAACTGGTGGCAATCGTGGCATTGGTTTGAGAATAGTGGAAAAATTATTAGCCTGTGATATGACTGTAGTAATGG GTGTTCGTGATCCCAAAAGTGCTGAGGCAGCTGTTAAATCTTTAGTCGATTTAGAAACCAGTGGTGGAAAGTTAATCTGTGAAGAATTGGATGTGGGCAATATGAAGTCGGTTAGAGAATTTGCCCAAAAGGTGAAAAGCAAATTTGACAAagtggatattttattaaataatg CTGGCATTATGTTTGCTCCCTATAAATTATCCACCGAAGGCTTTGAGTCTCATTTCGCCATCAACTATTTGGGCCATTTCCTATTGCAGCATTTATTAATGCCCTTGTTAAAGGCTGCCGCTAAAGAAGATAAACGTTCCCGCATCGTTAATGTTTCCTCTTGTGCTCATTTATTGGGACGCATTAATTACAGTGATATTAATGGAGA aaaatactattacCCCGGTGCTGCCTACAGTCAAtctaaattggctcaaatattaTCCACCCGTCATCTGCAAACACTTTTGGACAGTGAACAAGCCAATGTCCAGGTTATCGCCATTCATCCCGGCATTGTGGACACTGATCTGTTTGAACATTCCGCCACCACTTCGGTGCCCTTCTTCAAAAAACTCTTCTTTAAAACTCCCGAACAAGGTTCTCGCACCCCTGTTTATGCTGCCATTTCACCACGCATTGAGGGCCAAGGTGGCACTTATTTGAGTAATTGCCGTAAAGGTCCCATACATCCCGTCGCCTTGAATCGTGAGAAATGTGAGAAATTCTTTGATTACTCCTGcgagttattgaacattaagaAATTCGGCGGCGACCAATGA